A DNA window from Pseudomonadota bacterium contains the following coding sequences:
- a CDS encoding MBL fold metallo-hydrolase → MKTPNVTFVPTQDGKIRLTSDPGRLEITFLGVGAAFANTLFQSNIFAVKGRTHVLVDLGSKASVALHDAGLSVIDVENLVATHSHADHVGGIEEWCLKARYAAPFVKKCKRGEYKPNLLTTEDYANVLWDATLRGGLQHSEETRPGERMQLSDYVNLVYARPLDGYGRPVFEIRVGEGADAIDLKLMRTNHVPDNSAGWRTAFYSVGVLIDDRVFISGDTMFDLDLVRTFGQKADVIFHDCQDFKGGVHASYEELRALPPELREKTILYHLTDGIRGKFDPERDGFAGWASCYREGKYVIG, encoded by the coding sequence GTGAAAACACCGAACGTGACGTTCGTTCCGACACAGGACGGCAAGATCCGGCTGACCTCCGATCCGGGCCGCCTAGAGATCACCTTCCTCGGGGTGGGCGCGGCGTTCGCGAACACGCTCTTCCAGAGCAACATCTTCGCGGTCAAGGGCCGCACGCACGTCCTCGTCGACCTCGGCTCCAAGGCCTCGGTGGCGCTCCACGATGCGGGGCTGTCCGTGATCGACGTCGAGAACCTCGTCGCGACGCACTCCCACGCCGATCACGTGGGCGGCATCGAGGAGTGGTGCCTCAAGGCGCGCTACGCGGCGCCGTTCGTCAAGAAGTGCAAGCGCGGCGAGTACAAGCCGAACCTGCTGACCACCGAGGACTACGCGAACGTCCTCTGGGACGCGACGCTGCGCGGCGGGCTCCAGCACTCGGAGGAGACGCGCCCCGGCGAGCGCATGCAGCTCTCCGACTACGTGAACCTCGTGTACGCGCGCCCCCTGGACGGCTACGGCCGGCCGGTCTTCGAGATCCGCGTCGGCGAAGGCGCGGACGCGATCGATCTCAAGCTGATGCGCACGAACCACGTGCCGGACAACTCGGCCGGGTGGCGCACCGCGTTCTACTCGGTCGGCGTGCTCATCGACGACCGCGTCTTCATCTCGGGCGACACCATGTTCGATCTCGACCTCGTCAGGACGTTCGGCCAGAAGGCCGACGTGATCTTCCACGACTGCCAGGACTTCAAGGGCGGCGTCCACGCGTCGTACGAGGAGCTGCGCGCGCTGCCGCCGGAGCTCCGCGAGAAGACGATCCTGTACCACCTCACGGACGGCATCCGCGGGAAGTTCGATCCCGAAAGGGACGGCTTCGCCGGCTGGGCTTCGTGCTATCGAGAGGGGAAGTACGTCATCGGGTGA